TGTGTGGCAGTGCTCGTTTCATCCTCTTTCGCATGCTCACTCCCCATGCGTGCCGCGTGGTATTAGAGGGCAGCGTCGCTCTGGTGCGGGAGGGGTCATTGGAGTATGAGGGGAGCGATGGGAGGGTGTGCTGATGGGGATGATCGATAGGGATAACCAGGCCGTTCGGTATGTGCGGTTTCAATCTCCACACCGGAACAACCGGGGCAACTTCACCGGCGTTTTTGGACTCGTCAATAATCTGGCGAGGGAGGGAAGGCTCTCGGACGAACAGGAGTCTTTCCGTCGTCGCAACAACAGCTGGTACAACGCCGCGTACACCGACCCTTCGACCGTTGACCCCCATGTCTACGACGACGAGATCAACCCTGGCGCGGCGGCATGGTTCAAGCCGTCAGCCGCTCATCTCCTTGCTCGGCTCCCCGGTTATCTGGAGATTCTGTCCGCGCACGGCGTCGACTGCCAGGCTCTGCGTTCCGCAGACCCTGGGCGGATCATCTACGAGGACGACGTACAGATCGTGGTCGTGCCGTATGCGCTGAATGCGACCGCCACCCACGAGAGCACCGACATCCATAAGTGACCCGGCGCGCAGCCAGGTTGGGCGTCAAGTGTCGCGCCAGTTTGGGGGTGGGCTCTCGGGTGAAAGGGTGGCACCGTGATCGATGGCCTTGGTGCGGTAGCTGCTGTCGGCCCATGGTTTCGTGACGCGGGTGCGGCCTTCGGAGATGGTCGAGAGCAGGTGGATGCCGCCGGCGTTGTCGGAGGCGCGAGCGGCGGTGACGAGTACGGCCAGGAGGAGGTCGGCGGTGTCGACGCCGTGGCGTTTGCGGCCTGCGATCTTCTTGCCCGCGTCGGCGACGTTACGAACGTAAGGCTGAGCACTTCCTCGCCTTCGTCGGCATCGCCGCAGCCCTTGTCGGTTATCGCGGATTGGTCAGCCCATTCAGGTCCTGAGCCGGTCCTGCTGCACATCGAAACAGAGCAGCCCCATCGAGGCCGCCAGACTTGCCGCGTAGGCCGAGGCTTCCTCGGCCCTGTTCCAGGCCATCCCGAAGTAGATGAGGGGACCACTCGCACCGGCGATCAACGGCCCGACCGACCATGGCGACGTCTCGTGCTCGTCCGCGGTGATGTCACACCACCGCTCAAGAAGCGCCGCAACATAGGCCGTGATGCGATCAGACGGAGGTTCTTCGATCTCACCGTCGAGATAGCGGTCGTACAGGTTGCTGAAGGACCGGCGGGCGCTCTTGTCGTCCGTCGGCCGCTCACCTTCCCAGACAGCCAGGTCGTAGCTCATGCCCGGAGGTTCTCACACCACACTGACAGCCAAAAGAAGCGGCGTCTAAAGCGGAAGGCTCAGGCACGGAAGGTCGCAGCCTCCTCCCGTGCGACCGGTTCTCAGCGAACGTGCAGGGCATCATCGATGCGTACTCCGTCCGGCCATCGCCACGGCCCCTCCGGGCCCGGCAATCGGGCCGATGTCCGGGTCTGGCGCGAGTCCGGACTCACTGAGCACGGCCATGGTGTGACGGTCCTCGGCGACGGGGCTTACATCAACACCAGCCTTGTTGTTATTCCTCACCGAAAACGCCCCGGCCGGCCGTTGCTTGCGAGGACGAGGACAACGCCGCCCACCGCAAAGTCCCAGCCTCTGACAAGCAACTGGGCCGGTCATCAACACCTGCTACAGCCAGAGAGTCAGCGTATGAGTTCAGGGTGGTCAGCTGCTTCGCGCGCTCCACAGCCCGCTGCGTGTCCTTCCCCGGAAGTCCTTGCGTCGCAGGCTGCCAGATCCTGCCGACAGGCATGGTTGCCTCGCCCTGCCGTACCTTCGTAGCAGCTTGCGAGGTTTGTACCTGCGGCTGCACATTATGTGATGGCACCGTCTTCGCTCTTGCCGGGCGAGGCTGACCGGAAGGCACTGTGAAGATGACTGGGCAACGCGACCGTTGGGCGGAACTGACCGGCGGAGAAGCTGGAGAGGAGTACGCTCAGCGGTTCGCGCGGCTCGCTGAATCAGGTCACGACATCCACGGCGAGGCCGCCTTCTGCGCCGCATTGCTGAAGCCCGCCGCCCGGATTCTCGACGCTGGCTGCGGCACTGGTCGGATCGCGATCCGACTTGCGGAGCTGGGCCACTCCTGCACCGGCGTGGACGTCGACGCCTCGATGCTCGCCGTAGCCCGCCGGGATGCTCCCACGCAGGAATGGGTCCTCGGGGACTTGGCCCGTCTGGACACTCTGGGCCTGAGTCAGGACTTCGACCTGGCGCTCGCCGCCGGAAACGTGATCCCGCTGCTGGCCCCCGGCACCGAATCAGTGGTCGTCCGGCAGCTTGCGGCCGCACTGCGCCCCGGCGGTCTGCTGGTTACGGGCATGGGACTGGATGCAGCACACCTGCCGCTGACGGAACCGCCGGTGACCCTCACGGAGTTCGACCACTGGTGCAGCCAGGCCGGACTGACCTTGCGGCAGCGCTACGCCACCTGGAGCGGCGATCCCTACTCCCCAGGCTGCGGCTACGCCGTCAGCGTGCACTCCCGCCCTGCCGCCTGAGCCCGCGCCTTCTTCGCGACGACCCGGCCCGGCACACACCCGAGTGACTCCACCTCTTGATCATTCGTTTACGCCGTGGGCCGGGCGGCAGGGTGTCGGCCGTTGACCGGGCCCCTGGGGGCATGGCCCTGCGCCTGGCCCGCGAGCGGAGCGAATCGAACTCATCCGGGTCGAGGTGGCAGATGGTCGCGACCTGCTGGGCCAGGTCGCTGTCGACGCGGACCAGAAGGCGGGCGCGGGCAACAGAGCGCCGGACGTGAGCCCGCACTGGCGGGCCAGGTCGAGCGGACGGATTCGGATCCGGTGGGTCGTGGCCCCCGCCGGGGACGTCGACCTCCATGAACGCGGTCACCTCGGTGCAGGTCCGGCGGATGCCGTCGATCGGCAGCCGCGGTGCGCGGGCGGTGAGGTGAGCGGATGGGTCGGCGGTGTAGTCCCAGAGCACGTCGCGCAGCCGGCGCCGTCACGATCGAGCTGGGGAAGCGCGGGAAGTTGCCCAGATCCAGGTCGGTAGCGAGCCGGCGTCGCGCTCACGGGTGCACACAGGTCGGAATGCTCCTAGGGTCGATATATGGGACACGCCGCAGCAGAAACCTGCTCCCTGAGCTGACACGCGTCGACGCCCAGCCCTGTCAGGAGACGACCGGGTATGACCGCCTCCTTCGATCCGGAGCTCCACGCACGGTACAAGGACCGGCCAGAGG
The Streptomyces sp. NBC_00234 DNA segment above includes these coding regions:
- a CDS encoding class I SAM-dependent methyltransferase — encoded protein: MTGQRDRWAELTGGEAGEEYAQRFARLAESGHDIHGEAAFCAALLKPAARILDAGCGTGRIAIRLAELGHSCTGVDVDASMLAVARRDAPTQEWVLGDLARLDTLGLSQDFDLALAAGNVIPLLAPGTESVVVRQLAAALRPGGLLVTGMGLDAAHLPLTEPPVTLTEFDHWCSQAGLTLRQRYATWSGDPYSPGCGYAVSVHSRPAA